In a genomic window of Procambarus clarkii isolate CNS0578487 chromosome 12, FALCON_Pclarkii_2.0, whole genome shotgun sequence:
- the LOC123772897 gene encoding probable G-protein coupled receptor Mth-like 3 isoform X6, producing the protein MTRKRFSVWWVVMVVVIEAMGVYSSENSLPSASVKPTTTSSDRSSDIQRLANMVIPRCLSNSSVSDALVPPIVTLTNDTNEAFNIKFEEVDLNCGISQNGIRIDISTDPTDTTTAFIKVINNTPTLFKFHEDPCFKLTTDEFCFYVKPNTNKNESEIVYRYFAYFCLNKSSKNYICDHTTIRRKCCKNNDFFSLNGTCESDERSSEGQLWPIFTLSNLKNPVVLTGFPPACDEHYFNWDVDNISFLDNSSIYIEELNFITRDYCIAHKEEANGTLKEAVFVCASRNELSNRQCASVTHLRRYFTGVSCLCLLVTLCLYAFYPQIRRQKLHTWSFISMISAQLVALIAFEVNRSTWIESPAACMILAEICLVSVLAMFFWYSVISFDLAVKTWDGPELRDSRKWFVMYSIYAWGCPLVVGAVFFLINTLEPANAILPGIKAPNCWLSTQAAQWAYMKGFILAVMLVNLSMFIHLLYRLVQLRRSSMRVKTPYSHLCRRCRLPLSLGVMIGVCWLGEVASDSSCSSTISWMSGPQ; encoded by the exons ATGACTCGGAAAAGAttcagtgtgtggtgggtggtgatggtggtggtgatagaagCCATGGGAGTATATTCCAGTGAGAACTCGCTTCCTTCTGCCTCTGTGAAGCCCACCACGACGTCTTCAGATAGATCCTCCGACATACAGAGGTTGGCTAACATGGTTATACCACGTTGTCTATCAAATAGTAGTGTAAGTGACGCCTTAGTGCCGCCCATAGTTACTTTGACTAATGACACTAACGAGGCATTCAACATTAAATTTGAAGAAGTGGATTTGAACTGTGGAATTTCGCAGAATGGGATTCGTATTGACATCAGTACTGACCCGACGGACACAACCACGGCGTTCATCAAAGTCATCAACAATACTCCAACATTGTTTAAGTTCCATGAAGATCCTTGTTTTAAACTGACGACAGATGAATTCTGTTTCTATGTAAAGCCAAATACTAACAAGAATGAGAGTGAAATCGTATACAGGTACTTTGCCTACTTTTGTCTCAATAAAAGTAGTAAAAATTATATTTGTGATCATACCACTATACGGAGGAAGTGCTGTAAGAACAAtgattttttttctttaaacggaacGTGTGAAAGTGATGAGAGGTCCTCAGAGGGACAACTGTGGCCCATATTCACCCTGAGTAACTTAAAAAATCCAGTAGTACTTACTGGGTTTCCTCCAGCCTGTGACGAACATTACTTCAATTGGGATGTAGACAATATCTCCTTTCTAGATAACAGCTCCATATACATAGAAGAACTTAATTTCATTACACGAGATTACTGTATAGCGCACAAAGAGGAAGCCAATGGGACACTGAAAGAGGCTGTTTTTGTATGTGCTAGCAGAAATGAACTGAGTAATCGTCAGTGTGCGTCAGTAACGCACCTCCGACGATACTTTACTGGGGTATCGTGTCTGTGTCTCCTAGTTACCCTCTGTCTGTACGCCTTCTATCCCCAGATCAGAAGACAGAAGCTTCATACGTGGAGCTTCATCAGTATGATCAGCGCTCAGCTCGTGGCTTTGATCGCATTTGAGGTTAACAGATCAACTTGGATCGAAAGTCCTGCCGCATGTATGATTTTag CTGAGATATGTCTGGTGAGCGTCCTCGCTATGTTCTTCTGGTATAGCGTCATTAGCTTCGACTTGGCGGTCAAGACTTG GGATGGACCTGAGCTACGAGACAGCCGTAAGTGGTTCGTAATGTACAGCATATACGCTTGGGGGTGCCCGCTTGTGGTAGGGGCTGTCTTCTTCCTCATCAACACCCTCGAACCCGCGAATGCTATTCTTCCGGGCATCAAGGCTCCCAATTGTTGGCTCTCAA CCCAGGCCGCGCAGTGGGCCTACATGAAGGGCTTCATTCTGGCCGTGATGTTGGTCAACCTGTCGATGTTCATCCATCTCCTGTACAGACTTGTACAGCTGAGGAGAAGCAGCATGAGAGTCAAGACCCCGTACAGCCACCTGTGTCGCAG GTGTCGTCTACCACTGTCTCTGGGAGTCATGATCGGAGTGTGCTGGCTGGGTGAGGTAGCCTCCGACTCTAGCTGCTCCAGCACCAT